From Mustela nigripes isolate SB6536 chromosome 13, MUSNIG.SB6536, whole genome shotgun sequence, one genomic window encodes:
- the RBM23 gene encoding probable RNA-binding protein 23 isoform X2 — MASDDFDIVIEAMLEAPYKKEEEEQQRKDVKKDGPSTTSVSSTSTSGTSGSSAGGEASKKKRSRSHSKSRDRKRSRSRDRDRHRRRSSRSRSRDRQRRHRSRSWDRRHSSESRSRDRRREDRVRYRSPPLTTGRRYAHSKSPHFREKSPVREPIDNLSPEERDARTVFCMQLAARIRPRDLEDFFSAVGKVRDVRIISDRNSRRSKGIAYVEFCEIQSVPLAIGLTGQRLLGVPIIVQASQAEKNRLAAMANNLQKGSSGPMRLYVGSLHFNITEDMLRGIFEPFGKIDNIVLMKDSDTGRSKGYGFITFSDSECARRALEQLNGFELAGRPMRVGHVTERLDGGTDITFPDGDQELDLGSAGGRLQLMAKLAEGSGIQLPTPAAAAAAAAAQAAAALQLNGTVPLGALNPAALTALSPALNLASQAIASQCFQLSSLFTPQTM; from the exons ATGGCATCCGATGACTTTGATATAGTGATTGAGGCCATGCTGGAGGCGCCCTATAAAAAAGAGGAG GaagaacagcaaaggaaagatgTTAAAAAAGATGGCCCTAGCACCACCAGCGTGAGCAGTACCAGCACCAGTGGCACCAGTGGGAGCAGCGCCGGTGGGGAGGCGAGCAA GAAGAAGAGGAGTCGGAGCCATAGTAAAAGCAGGGATAGAAAGCGCAG TCGCAGTCGGGACCGGGACCGGCACAGGCGGAGGAGCAGTCGGAGCCGAAGTCGAGACCGGCAGCGGCGCCACCGCAGCCGGAGCTGGGACCGGCGGCACAGTAGTGAGTCCCGCAGTCGTGACCGGCGGCGTGAGGACCGCGTGCGCTACAGGAGCCCGCCTCTTACCACTGG GCGCAGGTACGCACACAGTAAGAGCCctcatttcagagaaaagagcccagtCAG GGAGCCCATTGATAATCTGAGTCCCGAGGAGCGTGATGCCCGCACGGTATTCTGTATGCAGTTAGCTGCCCGCATTCGGCCTCGGGACCTGGAGGACTTTTTCTCTGCTGTTGGCAAG GTTCGTGACGTCCGAATCATCTCTGATCGGAACTCCCGTCGTTCTAAGGGCATCGCCTATGTGGAGTTTTGTGAAATCCAGTCCGTGCCGCTGGCCATTGGGCTGACCGGGCAGCGGCTGCTTGGAGTGCCCATCATTGTCCAGGCTTCACAG GCTGAGAAAAACCGACTGGCAGCCATGGCTAACAACCTGCAGAAGGGCAGCAGCGGGCCAATGCGCCTCTATGTGGGCTCCCTGCACTTCAACATCACAGAGGACATGCTTCGGGGCATCTTTGAGCCGTTCGGCAAA ATTGATAATATTGTCTTGATGAAGGATTCAGATACAGGCCGTTCTAAAGGTTATGGTTTCATTACG TTCTCAGACTCTGAGTGTGCCCGGCGGGCCCTGGAACAGCTGAATGGCTTTGAGCTTGCTGGTCGACCTATGAGAGTTGGCCATGTGACTGAGCGTCTGGATGGTGGCACAGACATCACTTTTCCAGATGGGGACCAGGAGCTGGATCTGGGATCAGCAGGTGGACGTTTGCAGCTCATGGCCAAATTGGCAGAAG GCTCTGGAATCCAGCTGCCTACCCCAGCTgcagctgccgccgccgccgccgcccaggCTGCTGCTGCCTTGCAGCTGAATGGGACGGTGCCCTTGGGGGCCCTGAACCCTGCGGCTCTGACTG CTCTGAGTCCAGCCTTGAACCTCGCCTCCCAGGCAATTGCCTCCCAGTGCTTCCAGCTTTCCAGCCTCTTTACCCCTCAGACCAT GTAA
- the RBM23 gene encoding probable RNA-binding protein 23 isoform X1 — MASDDFDIVIEAMLEAPYKKEEEEQQRKDVKKDGPSTTSVSSTSTSGTSGSSAGGEASKKKRSRSHSKSRDRKRSRSRDRDRHRRRSSRSRSRDRQRRHRSRSWDRRHSSESRSRDRRREDRVRYRSPPLTTGRRYAHSKSPHFREKSPVREPIDNLSPEERDARTVFCMQLAARIRPRDLEDFFSAVGKVRDVRIISDRNSRRSKGIAYVEFCEIQSVPLAIGLTGQRLLGVPIIVQASQAEKNRLAAMANNLQKGSSGPMRLYVGSLHFNITEDMLRGIFEPFGKIDNIVLMKDSDTGRSKGYGFITFSDSECARRALEQLNGFELAGRPMRVGHVTERLDGGTDITFPDGDQELDLGSAGGRLQLMAKLAEGSGIQLPTPAAAAAAAAAQAAAALQLNGTVPLGALNPAALTALSPALNLASQAIASQCFQLSSLFTPQTM, encoded by the exons ATGGCATCCGATGACTTTGATATAGTGATTGAGGCCATGCTGGAGGCGCCCTATAAAAAAGAGGAG GaagaacagcaaaggaaagatgTTAAAAAAGATGGCCCTAGCACCACCAGCGTGAGCAGTACCAGCACCAGTGGCACCAGTGGGAGCAGCGCCGGTGGGGAGGCGAGCAA GAAGAAGAGGAGTCGGAGCCATAGTAAAAGCAGGGATAGAAAGCGCAG TCGCAGTCGGGACCGGGACCGGCACAGGCGGAGGAGCAGTCGGAGCCGAAGTCGAGACCGGCAGCGGCGCCACCGCAGCCGGAGCTGGGACCGGCGGCACAGTAGTGAGTCCCGCAGTCGTGACCGGCGGCGTGAGGACCGCGTGCGCTACAGGAGCCCGCCTCTTACCACTGG GCGCAGGTACGCACACAGTAAGAGCCctcatttcagagaaaagagcccagtCAG GGAGCCCATTGATAATCTGAGTCCCGAGGAGCGTGATGCCCGCACGGTATTCTGTATGCAGTTAGCTGCCCGCATTCGGCCTCGGGACCTGGAGGACTTTTTCTCTGCTGTTGGCAAG GTTCGTGACGTCCGAATCATCTCTGATCGGAACTCCCGTCGTTCTAAGGGCATCGCCTATGTGGAGTTTTGTGAAATCCAGTCCGTGCCGCTGGCCATTGGGCTGACCGGGCAGCGGCTGCTTGGAGTGCCCATCATTGTCCAGGCTTCACAG GCTGAGAAAAACCGACTGGCAGCCATGGCTAACAACCTGCAGAAGGGCAGCAGCGGGCCAATGCGCCTCTATGTGGGCTCCCTGCACTTCAACATCACAGAGGACATGCTTCGGGGCATCTTTGAGCCGTTCGGCAAA ATTGATAATATTGTCTTGATGAAGGATTCAGATACAGGCCGTTCTAAAGGTTATGGTTTCATTACG TTCTCAGACTCTGAGTGTGCCCGGCGGGCCCTGGAACAGCTGAATGGCTTTGAGCTTGCTGGTCGACCTATGAGAGTTGGCCATGTGACTGAGCGTCTGGATGGTGGCACAGACATCACTTTTCCAGATGGGGACCAGGAGCTGGATCTGGGATCAGCAGGTGGACGTTTGCAGCTCATGGCCAAATTGGCAGAAG GCTCTGGAATCCAGCTGCCTACCCCAGCTgcagctgccgccgccgccgccgcccaggCTGCTGCTGCCTTGCAGCTGAATGGGACGGTGCCCTTGGGGGCCCTGAACCCTGCGGCTCTGACTG CTCTGAGTCCAGCCTTGAACCTCGCCTCCCAGGCAATTGCCTCCCAGTGCTTCCAGCTTTCCAGCCTCTTTACCCCTCAGACCATGTGA